The segment GGGCAATTAAGGAAAGGTATCCAGAGGCTGTGATAGATTTTATAGTTTACAATACTTTTTCTGAGGCAATTTCATTGAATCCTGAAATTAGGAATTTGATAATTTTTGATAAGAAGAAAAGTAAGGATAGAAACTATATAAAAGATATGGTAAATAGGCTGAAAATAGAGAATTATGACTATGTTATTGATTTACATTCTAAATTTTTGTCCAGAATTATTGGAAAAAGTCTTGAAAATAGATACACTCAGTATTGCCGGTATAAAAAGAGAAAATGGTGGAAAACTATACTTGTGAAGGCAAAACTTATTACATACAATGCTGATTGTACAATTGTTGAAAGTTATTTTACAGCGTTGAAAAAATTGGGGATAAGTTTTTCTGATAAAAATATAAAAAATGGGCTTGGTGATAATCTGGAATTTTATATTGACAAAAAAATGGAAGAAGAATTTGTACAAAAATATGATTTGAAAGACGGAAGTTATTTTGTGCTGGCTCCAGGAGCTTCTAAATTTACGAAAAAGTGGACTTATTATGATGAACTGGCAAAAAGAATTCTGGAAAATGAAAGTAAGTTTGTAAAAAATCAGAAAAAATTGAGAATATTTGTAATTGGCGGGAAAGAAGATGCGAATGTTGTAAAAGCTGACGGGAATGGACAAGTTATTGATTTATGTGGAAAAATTTCCTTTAAGGAAAGCGGAATATTGCTAAAACATGCCAAAGTGGCTGTTGTAAATGATTCAGGCCCTTTTCACATAGCAAGAGCCGTAAAAGCCAAAACTTTTGTATTTTTTGGGCCGACTGACTCAAAATTATTTTCCTTTGAAAAAAATACATTTTTGTTGAATAATCCAAACTGTCCGCCACATTCACTTTATGGAGATGACAAATTTCCTAAGAAATATGCAGATTGTATGACTGGTATTTCGGTAGAAGCCGTATTTGACAAAATTGTTAATAAATATGACAATTAAAAATTAAAGAAAAAATGAAAAACGAAAAGAAGAAAGAGAGAAAAACTATGAAAATACTTGCATTTGAAACATCCTGTGATGAAACATCCGTTGCAGTTGTTGAAGATGGGAAAAAGATTTTAAGCAATATTATTTCCACTCAGATTGACATTCACAAGGAATTTGGCGGAGTAGTGCCTGAAATAGCCTCACGACAC is part of the Leptotrichia trevisanii DSM 22070 genome and harbors:
- a CDS encoding glycosyltransferase family 9 protein: MKILIIRFSSFGDVVLTTPVIRAIKERYPEAVIDFIVYNTFSEAISLNPEIRNLIIFDKKKSKDRNYIKDMVNRLKIENYDYVIDLHSKFLSRIIGKSLENRYTQYCRYKKRKWWKTILVKAKLITYNADCTIVESYFTALKKLGISFSDKNIKNGLGDNLEFYIDKKMEEEFVQKYDLKDGSYFVLAPGASKFTKKWTYYDELAKRILENESKFVKNQKKLRIFVIGGKEDANVVKADGNGQVIDLCGKISFKESGILLKHAKVAVVNDSGPFHIARAVKAKTFVFFGPTDSKLFSFEKNTFLLNNPNCPPHSLYGDDKFPKKYADCMTGISVEAVFDKIVNKYDN